In the Alkaliphilus oremlandii OhILAs genome, one interval contains:
- the sigG gene encoding RNA polymerase sporulation sigma factor SigG — translation MHINKVEICGVNTSELPVLKNSQMRVLFDRIHKGDNSAREEFIQGNLRLVLSVIQRFNNRGEHVDDLFQVGCIGLIKAIDNFDLSHNVRFSTYAVPMIIGEIRRYLRDNNSIRVSRSLRDTAYKALQVREQLINKNSKEPTIAQIAEELNLPREDVVFALDAIQDPVSLFEPIYQDSGDAIFVMDQVCDEKSEDECWIDGIALREAMRKLNSREKHILSLRFFEGRTQMEVADEIGISQAQVSRLEKTALKHMRKYI, via the coding sequence ATGCATATTAATAAAGTTGAAATCTGCGGAGTAAATACATCAGAATTACCAGTGTTGAAAAATAGTCAAATGCGAGTTCTATTCGATAGAATTCACAAAGGGGATAATAGCGCTAGAGAAGAATTTATACAAGGAAACTTGAGATTGGTATTGAGCGTGATTCAAAGATTCAACAATCGCGGGGAACATGTGGATGACCTATTTCAAGTGGGATGTATTGGTCTTATAAAGGCTATTGATAATTTTGATCTCAGTCACAATGTGCGTTTTTCAACTTATGCTGTTCCAATGATCATTGGGGAAATCAGAAGGTATTTAAGGGACAATAATTCAATTAGAGTCAGCAGATCTCTAAGAGATACAGCCTATAAAGCCCTTCAGGTAAGAGAACAGCTGATCAATAAAAACTCTAAAGAGCCAACGATTGCTCAAATTGCTGAAGAGTTAAATCTTCCAAGGGAAGATGTTGTATTTGCTCTAGATGCAATACAAGATCCCGTCTCCCTGTTCGAGCCGATCTATCAGGATAGTGGCGATGCTATCTTCGTTATGGATCAAGTCTGTGACGAAAAAAGTGAAGATGAATGCTGGATTGATGGTATTGCCTTGAGAGAGGCTATGAGAAAGCTAAATTCTCGAGAAAAACATATCCTTTCATTGCGATTTTTTGAAGGAAGAACGCAGATGGAGGTTGCAGATGAAATCGGCATATCTCAAGCGCAGGTCTCTAGGCTAGAAAAAACAGCATTAAAACATATGCGAAAGTATATTTAA
- a CDS encoding YlmC/YmxH family sporulation protein, producing MIKASDLTEKEVVNITDGRRIGLITDLEVDLHKGRINAVIIPDGGRMGGIFSKELEYEIKWSQIKKIGEDVILVEIRDTVEPAVYSNREEEVSYTPKEKPKISSDTI from the coding sequence TTGATAAAAGCATCGGATTTAACAGAAAAAGAGGTTGTAAATATAACAGATGGTAGAAGAATTGGATTGATTACTGATTTAGAGGTAGATTTACATAAGGGACGAATTAATGCCGTCATAATTCCTGATGGGGGTAGAATGGGAGGGATATTCAGTAAAGAGCTAGAATATGAGATTAAATGGAGCCAAATAAAGAAAATTGGGGAAGATGTGATTCTAGTGGAGATAAGAGACACAGTAGAACCTGCTGTTTATTCCAATAGAGAGGAAGAAGTAAGTTATACACCGAAGGAAAAACCTAAAATTTCCTCTGATACGATTTAA
- the nrdR gene encoding transcriptional regulator NrdR, with protein MNCPFCSHNDSKVIDSRPTDEGQAIRRRRECISCSKRFTTYEKIDEIPLIVVKKNGNREPYNRNKILNGVIRSCEKRPVSMKDIENLVDGIEKQIHNTMEREITTELIGNLVIDKIKDLDGVAYVRFASVYREFKDINTFMDEVKKILSEKPSL; from the coding sequence ATGAATTGCCCCTTTTGTTCTCACAATGATTCCAAAGTAATCGACTCTAGACCAACGGATGAAGGACAAGCTATACGTAGAAGAAGAGAATGTATTTCATGCTCTAAACGATTTACTACTTACGAAAAAATTGATGAGATACCATTGATTGTGGTTAAAAAAAATGGAAATAGAGAACCTTATAATCGAAATAAGATTCTAAATGGTGTGATTCGGTCCTGTGAAAAAAGACCTGTATCCATGAAAGATATTGAAAACTTGGTAGATGGTATAGAGAAACAGATTCATAACACAATGGAGCGAGAAATCACGACAGAGTTGATTGGAAATTTAGTAATTGATAAGATTAAAGATTTAGATGGCGTTGCTTACGTAAGGTTTGCTTCTGTATATAGAGAATTCAAAGACATTAATACTTTTATGGATGAGGTAAAGAAGATTTTAAGTGAAAAACCTAGTTTATAA
- the pgeF gene encoding peptidoglycan editing factor PgeF, giving the protein MTYTIENSGQIQFITFDALENIPFIRHGFSTRIGGVSQGVYNSLNLGVKTGDSIEDVEQNIQMFTAAVGLNYENLVVSDQVHGDIIKIVLEEDKGKGFFKERDYHGVDGLITNIPGIPLLTIFADCVPIYFVDIAKKVVGLSHAGWKGTRLKIGKKTVEMMVCHYGSDPKDIVALIGPSIKKCCYEVDQFVINEFESSFGSVSSFTTPKKDGKYMLDLWTANKIVLLEAGLRDENIRNSNLCTSCHSDLFYSYRKENGVTGRMGAIIQLI; this is encoded by the coding sequence ATGACGTATACCATAGAAAATAGTGGTCAGATTCAATTCATAACCTTTGACGCCTTAGAGAATATCCCTTTTATTCGTCATGGATTTAGTACGCGGATTGGCGGTGTTAGCCAAGGTGTCTACAATTCTTTAAATCTCGGTGTAAAGACGGGAGACAGTATAGAAGATGTGGAACAAAATATTCAGATGTTTACAGCAGCTGTTGGACTAAACTATGAAAATTTAGTAGTGTCAGACCAAGTCCATGGCGATATCATAAAAATAGTCCTTGAAGAAGATAAAGGAAAGGGATTCTTTAAAGAAAGAGACTACCATGGTGTGGATGGTTTAATCACCAATATTCCGGGTATTCCTTTATTGACGATATTTGCAGACTGCGTACCCATATACTTTGTAGACATTGCAAAAAAAGTAGTTGGTCTTAGTCATGCTGGCTGGAAGGGAACGAGGTTAAAGATCGGCAAAAAAACAGTGGAGATGATGGTATGCCATTATGGCTCAGATCCAAAGGATATTGTCGCCCTAATCGGCCCATCGATTAAAAAGTGTTGCTACGAAGTAGATCAATTTGTTATCAATGAGTTTGAAAGCTCATTTGGGAGTGTGTCTTCCTTTACAACGCCAAAAAAAGATGGAAAATATATGCTAGATTTATGGACTGCAAACAAAATCGTTCTTTTAGAAGCCGGTTTACGAGATGAGAATATAAGGAACTCAAATTTATGTACAAGCTGTCATTCGGACTTATTCTATTCCTATAGGAAAGAAAATGGAGTGACCGGAAGAATGGGCGCGATCATCCAATTAATATAA
- a CDS encoding response regulator, translating into MNPKQNKTILVVDDEEHILELIRFNLEKEGYDVLLCENGDECIPMIQNNKVDLVVLDLMLPGMDGIQICKKLNRMDEYENLPIIMLTAKSEETDRVLGLELGADDYITKPFSVRELIARIRAVLRRSESKQDSSRYENKEKSIVVKDLIIDVEEHTVSIDGVYVELTLKEFELLKMLSENRGKVLSRNLLLDEIWGYEYFGETRTVDVHIRHLRRKIGDDKSNEYIETIRGIGYKMK; encoded by the coding sequence ATGAATCCAAAACAAAATAAAACAATACTGGTTGTTGATGATGAAGAGCATATTCTAGAGTTAATAAGATTTAATCTAGAAAAAGAGGGGTATGATGTTCTCTTATGTGAAAATGGTGATGAATGTATTCCTATGATACAGAATAATAAGGTGGATTTAGTAGTTTTAGATTTGATGCTACCTGGTATGGATGGCATTCAAATCTGTAAAAAACTCAATCGAATGGATGAATACGAAAACCTACCAATTATTATGCTAACTGCTAAAAGTGAGGAAACTGATAGAGTTTTAGGGCTGGAGCTGGGTGCAGACGATTATATAACGAAACCCTTCAGTGTTAGAGAGTTGATTGCTAGAATAAGAGCTGTATTAAGAAGAAGTGAAAGCAAGCAAGATAGTAGTAGATATGAGAATAAAGAAAAGAGCATTGTGGTAAAGGATTTAATCATTGATGTTGAAGAGCATACGGTATCCATTGATGGTGTTTATGTGGAACTGACCCTGAAAGAATTTGAATTATTAAAAATGTTATCGGAAAACAGAGGAAAGGTATTGTCTAGAAACTTATTATTGGATGAAATCTGGGGATATGAGTACTTTGGTGAAACAAGAACGGTAGACGTTCATATTCGCCATCTCCGTAGAAAGATCGGGGATGATAAGTCCAATGAATATATTGAGACCATCAGAGGGATCGGATATAAGATGAAGTAG
- the pnpS gene encoding two-component system histidine kinase PnpS, which translates to MQKRIFAVFTLILFVSTLLTGFLSLSLITDNYTRELEERLISNAQLIESILIEDGKIHNSLEIQRLSKELGEKIESRITIIDESGEVLGDTLGHDLPRENHKDRPEIVEGFSGRIGKTIRYSDTTHKEMLYVAVPVETEQGALFVIRLSIGLEKIKHMHHRLIYYIGFSILVSLFSALLLGYRFIGRLMDPIKQIIEASMKISSGNFERRVKIQSDDEIGELAVNFNHMADHLESTILQLSDSNTKFKALLTSMVNPIIAIDTNRHIILFNQSAEKLFKIDAKDALGRDVIQIIEENYLDRQLIKVFTTEEANFEISIKRPAKKILSINANPIHLEHDPTRIMGIVAIMEDVTEIRRLEKMRSDFVTNVSHELKTPLTSINGFVETLKSGAVEDRDVAMRFLDIIEIETDRLKRLINDILTLSEIESMETKFIVNEIFPSDTLMEVVDFIIPLADSKEIELFTDIDSALPSIYGNRDWFKQIVINLLDNSIKYTPIGGKVELTAYTKDNNIVLHVKDTGIGIPKKDLPRLFERFYRVDKARSRKVGGTGLGLAIVKYIVLSFNGKINVDSEEGNGTEFIVTIPITSS; encoded by the coding sequence ATGCAGAAAAGAATATTTGCTGTTTTTACATTAATCCTATTTGTAAGTACACTACTAACAGGATTCCTTTCGTTGAGTCTCATAACAGACAACTATACTAGAGAGCTGGAGGAACGATTAATTTCAAATGCACAATTAATTGAAAGCATCCTTATCGAAGATGGAAAGATTCATAATTCTTTAGAAATACAAAGACTCTCTAAAGAACTAGGGGAGAAAATAGAGTCTAGAATTACGATTATCGATGAATCAGGGGAGGTTTTAGGGGATACATTAGGCCATGATTTGCCTAGAGAAAATCATAAAGACCGACCAGAAATAGTAGAAGGATTTAGTGGGAGAATTGGAAAAACCATTCGGTATAGTGATACCACTCACAAAGAAATGCTCTATGTGGCTGTTCCTGTGGAGACGGAGCAAGGAGCGTTATTTGTTATTAGGCTATCCATTGGTCTGGAAAAAATAAAGCATATGCATCACCGCTTAATTTACTATATCGGATTTTCGATCTTAGTCAGTTTATTCTCTGCACTATTATTGGGATATCGATTCATCGGAAGATTGATGGACCCAATCAAGCAGATCATAGAGGCGTCCATGAAAATTTCCAGTGGCAACTTTGAGCGGAGGGTTAAAATCCAATCGGATGATGAAATTGGGGAATTAGCCGTTAACTTTAATCATATGGCCGATCATCTTGAGAGCACCATCCTTCAGTTATCTGATAGTAATACGAAATTTAAAGCCTTATTAACCAGTATGGTAAATCCAATTATCGCCATTGATACCAATCGGCATATTATACTATTCAATCAATCTGCAGAAAAACTCTTTAAGATCGATGCAAAAGATGCTCTTGGCAGGGATGTTATTCAAATTATAGAAGAAAATTATTTGGATAGACAACTGATTAAAGTTTTTACCACAGAGGAGGCAAATTTTGAAATCAGTATTAAAAGACCAGCAAAAAAGATACTGAGCATCAATGCAAACCCAATTCACTTGGAGCATGATCCAACTAGAATCATGGGAATTGTAGCAATTATGGAAGATGTTACAGAGATTAGAAGGCTAGAGAAAATGAGATCAGATTTCGTTACAAATGTTTCTCATGAGCTAAAAACCCCGTTGACTTCAATCAATGGTTTTGTTGAAACATTAAAAAGCGGTGCGGTCGAAGATCGAGATGTGGCAATGCGTTTTCTTGATATTATAGAGATTGAGACAGATCGGTTAAAGAGGTTAATTAATGATATCCTAACCCTTTCAGAAATCGAAAGTATGGAAACTAAATTTATAGTCAATGAAATTTTCCCAAGTGATACTTTAATGGAAGTTGTAGATTTTATTATACCTCTTGCAGACTCGAAGGAAATAGAGTTGTTTACAGATATTGATTCAGCCTTACCCAGTATATACGGCAATAGAGATTGGTTTAAGCAAATTGTGATCAATCTGCTGGACAATTCAATTAAATATACGCCCATTGGCGGGAAGGTTGAATTAACTGCTTATACAAAAGATAACAATATCGTTCTTCACGTGAAGGACACTGGAATTGGAATCCCTAAAAAAGACCTACCAAGATTGTTTGAAAGGTTTTATCGAGTAGATAAAGCTCGAAGCAGGAAAGTTGGTGGCACTGGATTAGGATTAGCCATTGTGAAATACATCGTTTTATCATTTAATGGAAAAATCAACGTGGACAGTGAAGAAGGAAATGGTACAGAATTTATTGTAACAATACCAATTACAAGCAGTTAG
- a CDS encoding DUF1614 domain-containing protein, giving the protein MSGGMILLVVITVLILMGLGHRVLDRLRLSDKAALAILIAIVISTIFIPDINITDKVSFNVGGFIIPMALAIYLFVKAETGKEKIRSIIGALVTGAVVYLVQRYVLPSDPEAMYIDPNYVYPLIGGMIAYILGRSRRGAFIAGVVGIVISDLIQLIINNMNNIAAPTRFGGAGGVDTTFMTGVLAVLIAEIVGETRERLQGGTAKKRLHFDKGHFVSSLGENNKKNKNELYKTRGDKDDKK; this is encoded by the coding sequence ATGTCTGGAGGCATGATTTTATTAGTAGTGATAACTGTACTGATTTTAATGGGATTGGGTCATAGAGTCCTAGATCGATTGCGGCTCAGCGATAAGGCAGCTCTTGCCATACTCATAGCCATTGTTATTTCAACAATATTTATACCTGATATCAATATCACAGATAAGGTATCTTTTAATGTTGGGGGCTTTATTATCCCCATGGCCTTAGCCATATACTTATTTGTAAAGGCAGAAACGGGGAAGGAAAAAATACGTTCTATTATTGGTGCTTTAGTTACAGGAGCTGTGGTATACCTCGTACAACGATACGTTCTGCCCAGTGACCCAGAGGCAATGTACATCGATCCCAACTATGTATACCCTCTGATCGGTGGTATGATCGCCTATATTCTGGGAAGATCTAGACGTGGTGCGTTCATTGCCGGAGTGGTAGGCATTGTAATCAGTGACTTAATACAGTTGATTATAAATAATATGAATAACATTGCTGCACCTACCAGATTTGGAGGTGCTGGCGGAGTGGACACAACATTTATGACAGGAGTATTGGCCGTATTGATTGCAGAAATCGTAGGAGAGACTAGAGAAAGGCTTCAAGGAGGAACAGCAAAGAAAAGATTACACTTTGATAAAGGGCACTTTGTCAGTTCATTAGGTGAAAATAACAAGAAAAATAAAAATGAATTATATAAAACCAGAGGTGATAAAGATGACAAAAAATAG